The genomic region GAAATCCTATAATGTATTTTACAATTCTTAGTCAATTTAAAGACGAAGCCAAAAAGTTAACTGATGATGGGAGAAAAATATCTGAAAAAATACGAGAACTTCTTGATAGACACCCATTAGCAGTAGACGTAGTACCTGAATTCTTGTCAGACCTAGAAGAAAGTATTATGAAGCTCAAATAAGGACATCACATAGCTTGAAAAGAAGCTAGATTCCCCAATCAAGAAGTGTGCAAGGAAGTTATTAGATTGTCGCTATGAATCGATGGGTAATGAGGGTATTACCTGGACCAGCTTTCCGTTGCATTGTAGTAGACCATAGTTTGTTGTTGTAAATTTCAGATGTGACGGAAATCGAAGTCGCTGTGGAATAACCCGTTTATATTCATGATTTTTATACCCCGATTTTGTCGTATTCTAAGGATATACCTTTTATAATATTATAAACTACTTCAAATTTAGTAAGGTCAAGATAATTAGCCTGTTATTAAAAATAAAATAAGATTTAGCAGGATGTGGAATTGAGCCTGGAATCTGACCCCTTTCTCAAATTAGAGCATTATTTTTTGTCGTATCAGAAAGACCTTTTTAGCTTAAATTATCATTTTCATTTTTCCATGAATCCAAAATTTCATTAATAACCTCAACCACTTCTTGTTTGGATTCAACCTTCTCAATAATTTCAGATTTGTTAGTACCATAAAAAAATGGGACATCAATTACCAAAATCTCAGGCTTCGATTGGTTGGCGAGTTCGGTGATTTCATTCTTAAAAGCATCATATCTCTCATCCTTCAAGCCTGACATCATAATTAGCTTGGTTCTTTTTATTAAAACATTATTGAATATCTTTTTTGCCTGAAGCTTAAATTCTTCATCGGAATTATTGCGAAGCTTCCCTTTGTTCACTATCTCATTGGGTATGGCTTTGTTTAATGAGTCAGCATATATAATTGGAGAACATTCTTTCTGATTGACCTCATTTTTAAATTGGTATGTTTCCTTGTTATCAAAATGAGCAATCACGCCATGAGAGATATTCCAAAAACTACATCTTTATACAACCCTTTTTCTTGCGGTTTCATTCATAGAATGATATTCTTTAAAATAATAAGGTTGTATTCGGTCACCTATCTCGCCATGGTTATTTGGTTCTCTGCCAATGCATAGAATCAACGAATGCTTTTTTTCGTCAGTCTTGTTATTGTACTGAATCAAAGGGTGCTTACCGTCACTCATAATAGAATTAGTTTTGATTAAGGTATTTGTTTTGTAGGTATTATACACGGAATTTGTGACTTGTTCATTTTTTAGGGAACAAAATCAATTGGACTAAAAAAATATAGGTCAGAGGATTGAGCATCTTTTATTTATCTTACATCTGAAAAGAAATTAGATAAGCTTACATCAAGGGCATTCAGCACCTTTAATAAAGACTCCATGTTATAGTTTTCGCCCCGTTCAATTCGTTGGAGTGTAACCTTATTAATCTTGTGAGTAAAGGCAAATACTTCATAGTTATCGAAATCGGGATTCTGTTTGCGGAGCATCCTAATTTTCTCACCAATTCTAATTAATACAGGATTCTTCTCCTTTTCTAAAGTTGCCATGCTAATATGATTTGTGAAACAAATTTAAGGAAATATAAAATTGAATCATACATACTATATTATGTATTCACAGATTGCTGCTATATTTGCATACATAATATATTATGTATATGAAAACAGAAATTTATTTGTTGATACCAACTTATAATGCTCCAAGGATTCAGGACCAAGAATTTATCCTTTTAATGAGCAAAGGCGAAATCAGGAAACCTGTGATTTTAACTCTGACAAGGAACAAGTTCGATAAGCATCTACGCTACTATAAGAGGCTGTCATGGAATTAAAAAATACTATAATAGATATTATAGATGAATACGCACCTCTTTGTATTAAATCTGGGGTATACTTCAAGTTGATACAAAATTGAGGTTCAAAATAAGTGATAAACAGCCAAAGTGTATTAAGAATAGGGTCACGCTAAAAATGATAAATATGGAAGCGATAATTTGGAGCAGAGTTTCAAGCCAATCTCAGGATAACAATCGCCAGGTTTTAAACTTGAAACAAGTAGCTTTAGAGAAAGGGTGGAAAGTAAAACGGGTGTTTGAAGAAAAGGTATCTGGCACAGTTAAATCAACCGAAAGAAAGGAATTCAGCAAAATATTGGATTACACCGAACAATACGGTATCAGGTTAATCCTTATAAGTGAAATAAGTCGCATCGGGAGACGGGTTGTGGACGTGTTGAATGTTGTAGATAATTTTCATCGAAAAGGCATAGCCATATACGTTCAACAATTTAATATGGTCTCGATGGAGAACGGCAAAGAGAATCCAATGGTTATGCTTTTATTACAGATGATGTCCATCGGTGCAGAAATGGAGAATAATTTGCGTAAAATTCGCCAGGCAGAGGGCATTCAACTTGCGAAGCTTCAGAACAAATATTCAGGTAGGTCGTTTGGCAGTAAAGCAAATAAAGAAACCCAGTTAGTTAAATATGCTGATGTGGTTGATTTGTTGGAGAAAAGCGAGTTGAGCATAAGACGTATTTCCAGCATCACAGGAAAAAGCATCAATACGGTTCGTATGGTTAAACAATTGCTAAATGATTAGGAAGGTAATGAATCTCGATTGAATATCTCAAACTTCATATTTAATGATTCTCTATCCAATTAGATTTGTAATAATTCATGTATTCTTTGGTAGATTTTAGAGCATCATCATACTTAAAGGATAAAAGCTCTCTGTAAATGTCATGATAAGAAGCTGCCCAATTTTTACTGAAATTTTTGGTGTGAATTAAGTTATCCCTTATTCCCTTTAGCGTTTTCAAAAATTCATATTGTGCAGGGTAATCCGCCACAAAAGATTTACCAAATATCTCAGGTACAATATTTTCCATCTTTAAGTCAAAACGGGCATATCTTTGAATTTTATCCCTATTCATTAACTGTTTTTTATGTCTATAGGTAAAATCTTCTGGAATAACTGAATTGTTGAATGCTTCTATGGAGGCAAATAAATTGATAATAAAATTAAACGATGACAGAAAAAAATCGCTAAATAATAAATCTATTTTTGCAGCATTTTCCAATCCCAAAGAATTAAATATATCAGTACGAAAGTTTAGAATTTCATAAAGAACTCGTTGTGAATTCGCATAATATAAAATACTTGGTTCTGGTTCAGGGATAACCACGGGTTTTCCTTCGTGTACATATAGAAAACCTTGTATAATATGATTACCCTCAGTAAAAAAGTAAGCTTGGTCAAATCTTTCTAAATCAGGTGGTGATTTCGGCAAGTCAAATCCTTTAATCATATCTTCGTAAGACCAATCCACCTGAATGTGGTTAACGTATTTTCTTTTGGGTAATTTTTGCATAATTATCAATTTCTACATTATTTTATTGGTGGTAATAACCACCATCACCAAGAGGTGACCAATAACCAAATCGCATATTAATATTCCGTCTTTTATCTTCAGGTATTAATGTTACTTCCACAGGTATTATCGTTCTTGAGCTAATACGTTTACTACACAAATGAGGCATTACGACTTCGTACATTTCCACTAATTTATTGAAAGTGTTAAGCAAGAATGATGACAAATCAACTTTATCGAGCTTACTTCCATTGTCTTCCATTTCTATTGTTGGAGCGTTTATATTTAATGTCGTTTGAAGTTCAAAGTTCAAAATGGTTATCTCTTTTTTTCGATGGTCCAGGCAATTCCTAATGTTTCTTGTAAGCTGAATTTGAGGCAAAATCCTATCAAAGAATTTGGTAGTCAAGTCATCATCACCATATGTGCCATGCATAAATCCACATAACTGCGTATAGTAACCTTTAGTAAACTCTGGGAAAAACTCTCTTATTAATTCCATTTGAATTTGGCAAATGTGGTCAATCTTTTGAAATATTGTTTTGCAACGAGTGATAAGATTTGGAATTGAAGGAACTGAATGTGAACCGTTTCCTTTATTTTCCTCATAGTGCTTAATTACAAGATTTTCAGTTTCGATATAATCTTTAATCTCTTCATCTAAAACATTGAATTCTTGAATGACTTCTAAAGTTAAGTTTAACGCCTTTTCCACATTAACGTCAATTGATACAAACGAACTTGTAAAAAGGCTCTTGGCGGTCATGAAAATTTTTGTAAACAATTCTGAATTAGAACCAATATTTAGAAGTAGTTTATGGGTACTCCATGGCAAATTGGGGTGTTTTCTTTCTGGGTCAATATCATCTGCAAGTTGAAATTCATATACCGATTTTTCTTTAATGATTATAAGTCGATTGCCATTCTTAAAGGTTTCAACAATAGCTCCGTCTTCTTTGGTCCCAATATCGGCACCACCACCGCTGTTTCTGAACTTATCTAAAGAATTTTTGTGTTTCATGGATAGACATGTCCTTTTGGTTTTATATTAATCACTAAATTACTTAAAAGGGAAAGTAACTGAATCTTCCACGAAATCTTTTTGCTAACAGAAAACCTGCTGTTGTCCACAAAATAATTCTTTGAGTGGAAACTGGATGAAATCTACTGGTACATACTACAAATGACCTTCAAAAGGTTAAATTAGGACAGCTATTATTTTGGGATTAATTTTACTTGTAATGAAAGTTAATGTTTGATTTTTTTTATCGTTTCATAACCCCACGTCCCCATGTCGGTTGTTTGGATTTAAAAAATCGTCAAATTTTCTCAGAATTTGACAAAACCTTTCTTATAAATGCCGAAAATGAGACCCGATAATAATAAGGTCTTTTAAACGATGTAAGATGTGATTCAATCTTGTACTTTAACTCTTTTGTTAGTGTAAAAGATAACGGGACAAGTTTTTCATCCTTATAACCCCAAGTATCATATTTGTGATTTCGTCCAAAACTTAGATAATTGTCTTCGATAAGAATACGACAATAGGAACTCAAACTTCTCCTGTCTTTATTCGCAAGACGTTCCAATTCCTTATGAAGTTTTTTGGGCACTCTAACCGATATTGGGTATAGCCATTGCAAAGGTTTCATATATAACTAATTAGCTTATAAATGTATTAAAAGTTATACTCAACTCTCAATTTGTCCTTTTTTATTTACCGCTCTGAACCTAAATTTCCATTAATCAATGCTGAGATGATGAGCAAGAAAAAAAATAAGAAAATGAGAGAGAAGAAACGTAAGAGGTTTTCTCATGCAATTTTATTTTTTTACTTGCTACATTTAATTGCTGAGACATATAAAATTTTTAAAACCGAAGAAGATTTGCTTGTTGTTTCTTTAAGTGTAGCTTCATATTTCTCATTATATATACTATTTACGCTGGATAAAAAACAATAGATAGTGGATACCCGAACAAATGTTCACTTAATTCATGACAACCTCAGAATGGTTAAGAATAAATAATTGTAATTTTATTTTAACAAATAATTCGAATGAAAGTAGACTATAAAAAGACTGTTGATTTACTATTAAATGAAGCAGGTATTTCGAGTAATGAAATATATGATTTTACAGATACTCCAGGAGAAGAAGAATTTAGGAATAATCTCGATTTTTGCCAAGAAGCTCTAGAAAGGCATAAGAATTATGGTATTGTTCCAAGTACTTTTTACTATCGAGATAATAATTCAATTGATGCACGAGCAAAAAAGAAGAATGGTCATTATTTGGTTGGATTGAATAAAGGATTATTAGAATTTTTTGATAGATGTTTCATTACGGTATTCACTTTAAGTGATATTGATGAAGCGAATAAGTATGTTGAAATTGAAAATAAAATTCCTGATTCAATAGGAGTACTAATGTATCAAGTAACAATTCACTTTACTTTTTATCATGAATTAGGACATCTGATACAATTTGTCGAAAGGGAAGAAATTGAGAATGATGAATCATTAGCCGAAGAAACAAATTTTTCACTCGTGACTCATTCAGAGGAACTTGATGCTGATATATTTAGTTCAATTTGTGTAAGCACCCATATTTATCAATATTTTGAAAAGCATGCCAATTTTAAAAGTTACAATAAAGTAGAATGCAGTAGCTTTTTATACATTACACCCAAGTCTCACTTTTTAATTTAATAGCAATTTGTTCGATATTTTTTAAACCACTTTCTGACAAATAACCTAAATCTTTGTAGCGAAAACCTTGTATTCCTCCCTTTGAGATTTTCTTAAAATTTGTTTCATAAAATTTATCTTCAGGTAATATGT from Candidatus Delongbacteria bacterium harbors:
- a CDS encoding recombinase family protein, producing the protein MEAIIWSRVSSQSQDNNRQVLNLKQVALEKGWKVKRVFEEKVSGTVKSTERKEFSKILDYTEQYGIRLILISEISRIGRRVVDVLNVVDNFHRKGIAIYVQQFNMVSMENGKENPMVMLLLQMMSIGAEMENNLRKIRQAEGIQLAKLQNKYSGRSFGSKANKETQLVKYADVVDLLEKSELSIRRISSITGKSINTVRMVKQLLND
- a CDS encoding XRE family transcriptional regulator; this encodes MATLEKEKNPVLIRIGEKIRMLRKQNPDFDNYEVFAFTHKINKVTLQRIERGENYNMESLLKVLNALDVSLSNFFSDVR